The Plasmodium vivax chromosome 7, whole genome shotgun sequence DNA window aaaaaaaaaaaattcctttcaACCATGactacatatatttataaaatgcgGGGCCAAAAACTGAATGGCCCAAatcatccattttgcaacTGAACATGTGTGGCGCGAAAGGGTTAATCAATTTGAAGTTGTAGCTGCGATGAATAGGGTGTACTACacgtatatttataaatgcaCTTTTGCATGCGTTCGTGCGTGCGCGAGGGGTGGGGGTTCGCACAGCGGTTCGGTGCCGCGCTCTACACTTGTGCTAATGTGTATTGCAGCCCGGGGCAGATTTTTGCGGCTTTGTTTTTCGCACTGTTGTGTTGTGCCGATTTTCTCTTCATCGTGCAACCCCCCTGGGGGATCTTTAGCCATGTTGGTATTTCTGCTAACCGCGCACATTTTTGGAGgtaatgaagaggaagaaattaagaaaaaaaaaaaaaaaaaaaataaataaataaaatatatatatatatatctactCTTGACTAGCGAAAGGAGGCCAGGGCACACGTATGCGCTCGCGTGCAATGGGCGGTGGAAGAACGGGTTGAGAACAAACCACACTGGTGAAGTGCTGGAGGAGTACTGGTGAAGTGCTGGAGGAGTACTGGTGAAGTGCTGGAGGAGTACCGGTGAAGTGCTGGAGGAGTACCGGTGAAGTGCTGGAGGAGTACTGGTGAAGTGCTGGAGGAGTACCGGTGAAGTGCTGGAGGAGTACCGGTGAAGTGCTGGAGGAGTACCGGTGAAGTGCTGGAGGAGTACCGGTGAAGTGCTGGAGGAGTACCGGTGAAGTGCTGGAGGAGTACCGGTGAAGTGCTGGAGGAGTACCGGTGAAGTACTGGTTTAGTGCTCGTTCAGGTGCATCacctttctttctttccgtGTACCTTTTGGAAGAACCCGCTCTTCGCTCGCCAGCCGCCGATGCgtgaggggaagaagcccaCAGGCAACCATCTTATAGAGGAGgataatgcaaaatggggaaacacAAATGTCATAAGTTTCAAGGGGTGGCGAAATGTCTGCGTAGGGgttctcctccttttgtGTCTTTTCGTGAAGGTGAGAGGGGTGAGGGTGCCCCCAGAGGTTTATGCTGCTTACGGATGAGCTCGCTTCCCAGTGTGGCTTCTCCCCTAAGGGCGCTCTCCCACCTGCTGCCCCCTCGTTAGgtacccccccctgctgcgaAACAGCGTAGAATGCTATCGATGGCTAGCGAACCAGAGCGGAGGGACTCCAACATAAGCATCAGGGAGTTGGAAGAAAGCGTCAAACAATTAACGGAGCAGGTAGGATATAACGACACCTCggaagatgatgaagaagctATTATTTCGATGGAACTAATCAACAGGAATATTGCAGCCTGTCTAAggataaacaaaaaagcCATTCGAAAATGGTACGAACAATGCCTCAGTGCGAAGACTAGATATTGGCAAATCAAAATGAACTTTTGGAGACGGTTCAAAATGTATACGCGGTccgaattattttttggagaaaaaaccAGAGGAGTAGACAAAATTTGGAAAGATAAAATGTGGGCCATTTGGATTTCGTACATTCATAGGATGATGTGGGAGGAGGACGTTGAAGATACaattcaatttaaaaaaagaataaacaaatgTTACTCCTACATGTATATCCGTGATAGGTACACCCAGAAGAAGAGGCACTTTAGGAGAGTGAAGCAGAGGAAGATTGTGAACGCGTGGAGCCACTTTTTGGACACTTATACGGAAAAGTGGCGGAAGGAGCGGAAGGCCATGGCGATGGCGATGGCGATAGCCCAGTGCACGGCGAGGAAGAAGCAGTCCACAAAGAGTAAGCAGCCCGCGGGTAAGAAGCAGCCCGTGAAGAAGAGGGCGAAGGTCGCTTCCGCTTCGTCACTCATCCCGCCGGGGCAGCAGCGCTTGCAGCACAGTGACGACAGCGTTGGCCATAGCATTGGCGGCAGCTTGGGCGGCAGAATTGGTAGCAACATTGGTAGCAGCATTGGTAGCAGCATTGGTAGCACCCCAGTTTTGAATAGCCTGGGCGCGAACGCGAAGACTGGGCGGAAGGAAAGCCCGCtaaccaaaaagggggcagccaaaaagggggtggatAAAAACGGGACTGCCATAACGGGAGCATCCAAAACAGGCGCCGCCAAAACCATGGCAGTCAAAACGGCGCAAATTAAACGAACGAAGATTCCCCCTCCAAGCATGACCAGCCTCTGTGCGCCGCGGTGAATAGACAAACTTGCCGCCCCTGCAACTTACGCTGAGCAGAAGCGACGTAAGGTGCACCCCTAGCAATCGAGCGTGTAATCTCCATTCAATTATGAAGGtactctatttttttgttaaatccTACTCCATAGTAGCTTCGGACTAGGCGTTGCTTCTCCCTGAGTGGGGAGCCATTCCTCGGACAAAACATATGAACGAACTGTGTGCCTCTGTTTCTGTGATGTATACGTaactgatttttttttttttttttttccacgtgtATGGACTGAACACTCTCACgtatgtagttttttttaatttgtttttaatttatttttaatttgttttttttaatttttttttgattttttttggatttttttttttttttttcaacttccccctttgcgcgaATTTTCGCAGATGCACCAAaatgggcagaaaaaaaaaaaaaaaaaaaaaaaaaaatgaaccgcGGGATGCAGATGCCAATtattgcagaaaaaaaaaaaaaaaaaagtacgctGAGCATGCATGCGCATGTACCCATTCAGGAAATGTTTTGCAACATTTGACGTCGACTTTGATGGGAGAAGTGCCTGACGCTGGGGAGCACAAACGAGTGCAGATAAGAGCACATACaagttttatatatgttcACATTATTATATGCGCATGAACATACGTATAAGCGTTTTAGGGAACCAACCCTGGGGGGTTGCCCACTTGGcgaacaaaaagaaacaacATTCCCCAGCGGAAAAGTTGAAAAGGGAGCACCGCAATGGGGGACAGGGGAAACACAGAACGGGATGAACcggaagagggaaaaaagatcACGGGATGAATCAATTGGTTGGAGTGAGTCACGTGGGGTAATATAATCCCCGTTGGGTTGCTGTCGAGGGGGAATGTTGCCCAAGTGGGTTGTTACAAACTGTGCCATTTCGTGTTTTCATTCGGTTGAGGTTGTTTAGGTGCCGCGTATTGGAGGGGGGGCATTTTTCTCCTAAGGGGCCGCAGTTATATATCCCGTGCCCCACGCCGTATACGCATgcgtgtatacatatgcatgaAGATAGGAAGTGCATGCCGCTGTGCTTACTGCCACGATTTGCCGCTACTCATATGTGCAAACCGCCCGTCACCAGAACATgctaacaattttttaaaaaaaacgactcGGCTTCTTCCTGCGTTGGAAcaagatagaaaaaaatcgcgcaaaaaaaaaaaaaaaaaaaaaaatagcgccGCGCCGACGGGGTAGTTTGATCTAGCAAATGGAAAGAGCAGTTCGATGgcttattatttattttgttatattttattatattttattttagttcATTTTAGTTCATTTTAGTTCATTTTAGTTCATTTCAGTTCATCTACTGTTGAGCTCTTTTCAAACCAACTATTAGTTAACCGTGAGGAGCTTGTTGCGGTTTTACGTAAAGCTGGCTTCCACGCGGCTGGATTAACCTTTCAGCATTAGCGATAGCGATAGCGACGGCTTCGGCTTAAGCTTCAGCTttggcttcttttttttctcgcttgGCCTTACAGTGGGCTTTTCCCCCCTACCTAGCTACAATCAAGctgaggtttttttttttttttttcttgccaaGGATAAATAACTGTGTACCTTTCTAATGTACACGAGTTTTtcttagaaaaaaaaacggattGGCTGACTTACTAACTTATTGATTGATTGACTAACTGATTGACCATCTGATTAACCAACTGATTAACCAACTGATTAACCAACCGATTGACTGATTGATTACCTCTCCAAACCGATGAGCAAATCCAACGTTTGAAAAAACTCCCTAGAACAGTTGTCGCCATTTTTAGAACGAAAAAGCATTAACGTTTCTAGAAAGAGAGCGTGACATCTtagcgcgaaaaaaaaaaaaaaaaaacttctcttgaagaaggaaggaataattttttaatagcaATTACAATATCTCTACTTTTGTTGGAGATTGGaaaagaaacagaaaaatgttttaaaaaagaaggagctAAGGTGACCAGCCAGCATAGAACATCTGTGTCCGTTGTAAGTCACTTAGAATTGAACGGACTTATACGCAGATCGCGCCTTGTTGGTCTCTCTATTGATTATAGGCAAAGAGTATATTCAACACCAGTTGATTGACTCTGCCGATTAGCAAAAGAGCTGCTATAAAGCTTTATCATTATATCTCCTCATTAAGGAAACTACCCTTATTTAGATTTCTGCGTGTGCCTCTGTTCCAACCATGGAGCGCCAACCATCCAGAAGAAATACGAACCCGTTTATTGACAGTAAGtgtggaggaggagagcATGAGTGGTTCTCAAACATGCCAATGACCTTTCAGCTTACCTTAGCTATAAAACGGAACCCTAAAACTAagcctaaaccctgaaccctaaccctaaaccctgaaccctaaccctaaatccTAAACCCTAAATCCTCAACCTTAAATCCtcaaccctaaccctaaatcctcaaccctaaccctaaatgctgaaccctgaaccctaaatcctaaaccctaaccctaaatccTGAACCCTAACTCTAACCCAGAatcctgaaccctaaccctaaccctaaatcttgaaccctaaccctaaccctaaatcctgaaccctaaccctaaccctaaccctaaccctaaatcctgaaccctaaccctaaccctaaatcctgaaccctaaccctaaatgcGAACCCTAACCAAAACCTAAATCCTAAACCGTCAAACCCCACCTGTAACTTGGGCTCTAAGCCCTGCCACTGCCGCTCCCCTGCTGTGCATCCACCAAACATATGACACCCCCCTTCCCGCTTGCCCCCCTCAGGTACAGAAGAATCCCTGAACAGCGAAAACAACCAGAATACCCTCCCCGTGAACTTAAACGAATATGATTTTGGAAATAGTCAAGAGGAAGGAGCCACGGGAGGGGTTGGTTTCAGTACCAACTTAGGTCCCAACATGGCTTCGAACGTGGGTCCCCACATGGGTTACAACGTGGATCCCAACATGGGTTACAATATGGGTTACAACATGGGCTACAACCTAGGTTTTAATGCTGCCGCTAACGCAGTTCCCAACGCGGTCCCTAACGCGGTTCCCAATGTTGCCCCTAACGCGGTGCCCAACTATGGCTTTAACTACGGAGCTAACTATGGTGCTAACTATGGTACTAACTATGGAGCTAATTATGGAGCTAATTATGGCGCCAATTTGGGAGCCAACTTGGGAGCGAACTTCGGTGCTCAGGCTGGGCAGAACTTCAGGCCCCAGTTGGGCGCCATGGGCTATGCACCGGGGCAGATCTCTCCGTACTTAGGTGACAACAACAACATGTTCTATTTCATGCAAGCAGTGGCCTTCGCGACGGCGGTTTTTCTGAACGTAAGTGGAGCGTACCTCGCATGGGGAGAGGAGGCGGGCTGGCCCAGATAGATGGGCCCCGAGCGGTGCACCAATTGGGAGTTGCACCGCTGTTTACCCATACCGCTGTTTACCTATACCGTCGCTTAACCCACACCGCCGCTTAACCCACACCGCCGCTTAACCCACACCGCCGCTTAACCCACACCGCCGCTTAACCCACACCGCCGCGTAATCCACACCACCGCTTACTCACACCGCTTTTCCACTCCGCAGGTGGTCTTCCTGAACAGACACATGCTGAAGAAAAACCTCACGAAGAGCGAATTCGACGCAGCTTTGTCCGGCAAGCTGTCCAGGGAagggacccccccccccagccTAGAGTACCAGCGGGCGAAAGAAAGGTCCTACTCCCCAGCGAGCAGCGAAGGGAGCGATGCTCGCAACGAAACATACCCCCTGTTGTCCGAGGATGAATTTGAGTATGAACGATTGTCTCCAGTGGAAGATGAAGTAGACATTTTCGAAGAAGATAGTGGCAGCCTGTCCCCTGAGGAAGGAGAGTATCGATCCCACGAGGCAGAAATACAAAACTTGATGAACATATCTCATGAGAACCCTCCCGATAGGTACCTTTCAAACCCATTTGATGATTTGAGCAACCAAGTGGCAGGCAGCAGCTCAGCGCAAAGGCCAGTATACCAGCCACCAAACTATGGGGAATTCTATGAAGGAGCCCAATTTGCAGACAAATACCAAATGTCAAGTAGCAACGCTTATCTGATGAACAACAATGAAATTAACAACGCAGTTAGGAATGCCCATTTTCAGAACGCTAACTATGGTTATGCGCATGCACCTTATGCTGACATCTTTAGGCACCCCAATTACGCGAACATGTATCGAGCGACTAACCTTCCCAATGGTTCCTTCCTGAATGGAAGAGGTGCAAACCACGTAGGAGGTGCTACTAGTGGAAGTTTTGGAGTTAACGCTGCTGGTGGTGCCCCTGCCGGTGCCGTTGCTGGTGGCAACATTGCCGAGCAGAACTTCGCCTACGGCTATGACGATGCTCAGTTTGCGGATAGCTACCAAGAGAACCACCATGCACAtgcagaggaggaggaagaggacccATTCGAAGACCTGCAAGTAGATAGCGAATTCGACTTTGCAAGTTATGCGAACGAAGGTGCGAGCGCGGGGGGAGCTACCGCCGCTGCCGCCGCCGCTGCTGCCACCGCAGCTactgctactgctgctacTTCTTCCACTGGTGCACCTTCCCAAGGACATGCTGCAAGCGCACAGGGAATCACCAACCGCGGCTTTCAATTTGACGAAGGAGATAATGGCTTtagaaaagcagaaaaacaCAAGCCTTCTCCAGGAAACCCATTCATCATTGAGCCGACGAGAAGCACCACGACCATGCAAGAGGACTCTCCTGGTGAAGACCTATCCCCAGAGGAAGATAACTTTGAAGAGAAGCACAACAGTGAAGGGAGCGAAAAGAGTCTATCAAGGGGAAAGTCCtacaatgaggaggaagaagggctCATGTCAGATGATGAGGAAGACCAATATAGTGAATATGAAAAGTACCTGAACGCACAATCGAGCAGAAAGGACCAGAAGAATTACGAAAATAGGATGAGAAGCTACTTgcagaaatataaaagacTGTCAAAGggtggcaaaaatgaagtgctCGAAAATGAAGTTGGCGCAGATGTTGTTTCCCCACAGGAGGAATCCACGGATGAGGAGTCCCCAGCAGAAGAGGCGGCCTCCCCCCTAGAAGAGATCATCTCCCCCCCAGAAGAGGAGTCACCCCTAAAGGAGAATCCCCCAGCAAAGGGAAAGCTGAATGATGATTCATCCTCCACCGAACCGGAAGACGATCTTAAGAAGCACCCCGTAAGCATGCCCAGCAGTAGCAAGTACGTCTATGGCTCGGGGGAAAACAGCATAGAATTTGAAGTAGACCTGGAGGGAGGCGCGGCGAGCCAGCAGAGTGAGGAAGTGGTGCAGGGCGATGCGGTACAGAGCAGCACGGCGGACAGCAGCGCGGCAACAAACCaggaagaagctgaagaCGTGGGAGCCAACCAGGCCGAAGTTGAAGTGCCCGCAAGCacggaagaagtggaagccgcggaggaagaagcgctCGAAAATGACGCAGCTGTAAGTGAGGGCCAAACTGAAGTACCAGTAAGCGGGGAAGAAGCCCAGGAGGCCGCAAACGAGGAAGAGGTCGAAGCGGTGGAAAGTGGCGCGGTGGAGAATGTCGCGGTTGAGAGTGAAGCCACGGAAGAGACCCCAAATGATGCCGCGGAGGAAAGCGCAAATGTCGCTGCAGAAGAAACTGCAGACGATGCCGCTGAAGAAACCCCAAACGTCGCTGAAGAAGAAACTGCAGACGATGCCGCTGAAGAAACCCCAAACGTCGCTGAAGAAGAAACCTCAAACGACGCCGCTGAAGAAGAAACCCCAAACGTCGCTGAAGAAGAAACCTCAAACGACGCCGCTGAAGAAGAAACCTCAAACGACGCCGCTGAAGAAGAAACCCCAAACGACGTCGCCGATGAAGAAACCCCAAACGACGTCGCCGATGAAGAAACCCCAGACGTTGACGAAACTGAAAACTAAAAGGAGCGAGACAAACCTTTAGTCATAAccgaatggaaaaaaagaaaagaaaaaattatccccACTTCCCCGGGGTGCACTTTAAAAAACTCAATTTTGTAGCCCCTCGTTTGACCCACTGTCCCATTTTGGCACCTGCAGCCAAAGGTGTAGTAGATATTTCACACACGTGATGAGTTTTTACATTCCTCAGAAAAGTAGTagcagtagtagtagtagtagtagtagtagtagtagtagtagtagtagtagtagtagtagtagtagtagtagtagtagtagtagtagtagtagtagtagtagtagtagtagtagtagtagtagtagtagtagtagtagtagtagtagtagtagtagtagtagtagtagtagtagtagtagtagtagtagtagtagtagtagtagtccCCCCCCACTCTCCCCTACCCTTTGCATGATTGATTTATCTATTTGTGTGTTATCCCCCTTTTCCTAgtgtctttttattttttcactttgcaTGTTCTGCCAAACAAACAACCACCTTTTTGTGTTCACCACACTGTGCATCTTCACGAACTTGTTTCTTTTATGTGTATGCTTAGGTCTATATCCCCCACCTCCCCACTCCATGTATTTGCATGCGTTTTCTCCTCTCCACATAGTTGCATGCGTTTTCTCCACTCCATGTATTTGCATGCGTTTTCTCCTCTCCATGTATTTGCATGCGCTTTTTCCACgccattcatttttattttttggtaaCACCAATGCTGTACTAGCGCATGATAGGTACTATATCACATtaggacttttttttttttttaatttcttcaaaaggaaATTCCTATTTCTTTATACGATCAACACGGGTTTGCCGCTTACCGTTTGCCGCTTGCCGTTTGCCGCTTGCCGTTTGCCGCTTGCCGTTTGCCGCTTGCCGTTTGCCGCTTGCCGTTTGCCGCTTGCCGCTTGCCGCTTGCCGCTTGCCGCTTGCCGCTTGCCGTTTGCCGCTTACCGTTTGCCGCTTAccgtttgtcttttttttaccagtTGGGAGAAGCGCGCGAGCTGTTGCCATTGCATGCATTTTTGGAAGGTCCAATCCGCAGGGCGCATTTATATGGCCACAAAGATTTTCATAAGTTACGACTGCTATTGGGGTTGCCGCAAGTTGTACATACTTTTgcgaagtttttttttccccaccttGCGAGGGAGCAGTTTGTTTAGCCTATGGCTGATGATCGATCGACCCTGCTGGTCGGCGAATGAACAGAGTGCCCCTTCCTCTGCGTGCCGTATAAGTCCATTTCTATGGCcactaaaaaatttggagggGAGGAGTggacctcctttttttattcgttAGGTACTAAATGGTGAAGCAACGCAGGGGTAGGGGGATTTTTTTGCGGATTACTCCGTAAAGTTAGAAGTACCTTTTCGAGCAGGACGTTTTAGGCGCATTGGGGTGGGTGGCAAGTTCCTTTGTCGCGTCGCCGAAGGGTGGTTAGCCCCTCagctccgtttttttttcttcccctttttggggcGAGACCAGCATAGCAGCGGTGTTAAGCAGCTTTATGGGGGGAGCAGATCAAGTCAGAGGGAGAGAGCACGGGGATGGTTAcaaagaaggagaagtacCCTAAATATGTTCCTTAACATGTTTATAAAGTAAGACAACGTGGATGATTTTTCCTGCCCCATGAAACCTCGGCTGCGCCTCATGCCAGGTGGTGCATAACAATGGCAGACCCGTCCGTCGGTCCTTTCTTTCGCGCAGggatgtaaaaaaggggaaaaaaaaatgaaaaagaacgGTGAAGGTAATAAATGggataaaaataagtttagaaaaagcggaaaaattgTCATGCGGGGTTGCGAAGTGGATCTCGCGGGGTTGGCAAATGGGTCTCGCGGGGTTGCGAAGTGGGTCCCACGGGTTGAAAAATTGGCCAAATGGCTGCGAAAAAATGGCGGACGGCTTCGAACAGGAACCATTTTgctaagaaaaaaaggcgctcCCGCGGAAATATCTACCAACGCGAGGACAATGTTGCAAAAGAAATTGTTCCCCCCCAATGTTCGTAAAtttgagaaattttttttcctatcgCCTTAGTCAAAAAgaaagtcattttttttaattgaagtGAAGGAGTTATTATCTTAGTGGAGAAAAGATATATTTACTGCACCTTATTTGCTcgtatgagaaaaaaaaaaaaaaaaaagcccctccaaatgggaccaaaaaaaaaaaaaggattccccacgaagttattttattaagcAGTATTGCATTGTGCCTCTAacgaagaaaacaaaaattttggcAAAAGTTATTCTCTTTCATGCAAAAAGTCATTCCCGTATGTTTTCGTGTTCGTATTCGTATTCTCATTCGAATTCGCACcgctttttattattatccTTTTTCTTATGCGCATTTcttgcttttttaaaaaaaaaaaaaaaaaaataccgtCACGGCGCATTTGCAATGCGGTTAGTAGGTAGatatattatgtttgaaAAATCCGAAATTTccaggtttttttttttttcctatactttaagaaaataaatacaaatatgcaaatatatgcagtatacgtatgcatatgtttaTTTGTTACTATGAGCCCTATTATGCATTATCTttgaaagaagaaagaaaaaaaaaattcgccgCGTGTGTTggatgttttattttctactTGGCAAGATTATTTACCCATggatacatttttttgtacgccatatgttcatatacgtaacaaaaaaaaaaaaaaatatatattttcaaatttgtcaaagaaggaaaaacgcattttaaatataaagaatttccttttactgtttctgaatttttttttttgttgtttgaAGAGCTACGCGCGTtttttagcctttttttttttttgcctctttttagccttttttttttttgccgctttttagcctttttttttttttgcctctctttggccttttttttttttgccgctttttagcctttttttttttgcagcttttttagacttttttttttggccgcTTTTttagcttattttttttggccgcTTTTttagcttattttttttggtgcttCTTTTCGGCGTAGTATGATATGCATAGAGTG harbors:
- a CDS encoding hypothetical protein, conserved (encoded by transcript PVX_086945A), whose amino-acid sequence is MLSMASEPERRDSNISIRELEESVKQLTEQVGYNDTSEDDEEAIISMELINRNIAACLRINKKAIRKWYEQCLSAKTRYWQIKMNFWRRFKMYTRSELFFGEKTRGVDKIWKDKMWAIWISYIHRMMWEEDVEDTIQFKKRINKCYSYMYIRDRYTQKKRHFRRVKQRKIVNAWSHFLDTYTEKWRKERKAMAMAMAIAQCTARKKQSTKSKQPAGKKQPVKKRAKVASASSLIPPGQQRLQHSDDSVGHSIGGSLGGRIGSNIGSSIGSSIGSTPVLNSLGANAKTGRKESPLTKKGAAKKGVDKNGTAITGASKTGAAKTMAVKTAQIKRTKIPPPSMTSLCAPR
- a CDS encoding hypothetical protein, conserved (encoded by transcript PVX_086940A); amino-acid sequence: MASNVGPHMGYNVDPNMGYNMGYNMGYNLGFNAAANAVPNAVPNAVPNVAPNAVPNYGFNYGANYGANYGTNYGANYGANYGANLGANLGANFGAQAGQNFRPQLGAMGYAPGQISPYLGDNNNMFYFMQAVAFATAVFLNVVFLNRHMLKKNLTKSEFDAALSGKLSREGTPPPSLEYQRAKERSYSPASSEGSDARNETYPLLSEDEFEYERLSPVEDEVDIFEEDSGSLSPEEGEYRSHEAEIQNLMNISHENPPDRYLSNPFDDLSNQVAGSSSAQRPVYQPPNYGEFYEGAQFADKYQMSSSNAYLMNNNEINNAVRNAHFQNANYGYAHAPYADIFRHPNYANMYRATNLPNGSFLNGRGANHVGGATSGSFGVNAAGGAPAGAVAGGNIAEQNFAYGYDDAQFADSYQENHHAHAEEEEEDPFEDLQVDSEFDFASYANEGASAGGATAAAAAAAATAATATAATSSTGAPSQGHAASAQGITNRGFQFDEGDNGFRKAEKHKPSPGNPFIIEPTRSTTTMQEDSPGEDLSPEEDNFEEKHNSEGSEKSLSRGKSYNEEEEGLMSDDEEDQYSEYEKYLNAQSSRKDQKNYENRMRSYLQKYKRLSKGGKNEVLENEVGADVVSPQEESTDEESPAEEAASPLEEIISPPEEESPLKENPPAKGKLNDDSSSTEPEDDLKKHPVSMPSSSKYVYGSGENSIEFEVDLEGGAASQQSEEVVQGDAVQSSTADSSAATNQEEAEDVGANQAEVEVPASTEEVEAAEEEALENDAAVSEGQTEVPVSGEEAQEAANEEEVEAVESGAVENVAVESEATEETPNDAAEESANVAAEETADDAAEETPNVAEEETADDAAEETPNVAEEETSNDAAEEETPNVAEEETSNDAAEEETSNDAAEEETPNDVADEETPNDVADEETPDVDETEN